A single region of the Lepus europaeus isolate LE1 chromosome 1, mLepTim1.pri, whole genome shotgun sequence genome encodes:
- the STRADB gene encoding STE20-related kinase adapter protein beta isoform X2, whose product MSLLDCFCTSRTQVESLRSGKQSGSSVPQHSVDEPPFSRFPPSASEGIRSTNVSHYELQVEIGRGFDNLTSVHLARHTPTGTLVTIKITNLENCTEERLKALQKGLILSHFFRHPNITTYWTVFTVGSWLWVISPFMAYGSARHLLKTYFPEGMSETLIRNILFGAVRGLNYLHQNGCIHRSIKASHILISGDGLVTLSGLSHLHSLIKHGQRRRAVFDFPQFSTSVQPWLSPELLRQDLHGYNVKSDIYSVGITACELASGRVPFQDVHRTQMLLQKLKGPPYSPLDGSIFPQSDSRMRSSRSGVDSGIGENVLVSSGTHTVNSDRLHTPASKTFSPAFFSLVQLCLQQDPEKRPSASSLLSHVFFKQMKEESQDSILSLLPPASTRPSAALPPVLPWAEPECDFPDEKDSDWEF is encoded by the exons ATGTCTCTTTTG GATTGTTTCTGCACCTCACGAACACAAGTGGAATCACTGAGATCTGGAAAACAGTCTGGAAGCAGTGTCCCTCAGCACTCG GTTGATGAGCCGCCCTTTTCCCGGTTCCCTCCTTCTGCCAGTGAAGGGATCCGTTCCACCAACGTTTCTCACTATGAACTCCAAGTGGAAATAG GGAGAGGCTTTGACAACTTGACCTCTGTCCATCTGGCCCGGCACACTCCTACAGGAACACTGGTTACCATAAAAATTACCAATCTGGAAAACTGCACCGAAGAGCGCCTGAAAGCCTTACAG AAAGGACTGATCCTATCCCACTTTTTCCGACACCCCAATATTACAACTTACTGGACAGTTTTCACTGTTGGCAGCTGGCTTTGGGTTATTTCCCCATTTATGGCCTACG GTTCAGCAAGGCACCTCTTGAAGACCTACTTCCCTGAAGGAATGAGTGAAACTTTAATAAGAAACATTCTCTTTGGAGCAGTAAGAGGGTTGAACTATCTGCACCAAAATGGCTGTATTCACAG GAGTATTAAAGCCAGTCATATCCTCATTTCTGGTGATGGCCTGGTGACACTCTCTGGCCTGTCCCACCTGCATAGTTTGATTAAGCACGGACAGAGGCGTAGGGCTGTGTTTGATTTCCCACAGTTCAGCACGTCCGTGCAGCCGTGGCTGAGTCCAGAACTGCTGAGACAG GATTTGCACGGATATAATGTGAAGTCAGATATTTACAGCGTTGGCATTACAGCATGTGAATTAGCCAGTGGCCGGGTACCTTTCCAGGACGTGCACAGGACTCAG atGCTGTTACAGAAACTGAAAGGTCCTCCTTACAGCCCACTGGATGGCAGTATTTTCCCCCAGTCAGACTCCAGAATGAGAAGTTCACGTTCAGGCGTAGACTCTGGGATTGGAGAAAACGTGCTTGTGTCCAGTGGGACACACACTGTGAACAGTGACCGGCTGCACACACCAGCCTCAAAAACCTTCTCTCCGGCTTTCTTTAGCTTGGTACAGCTCTGTTTGCAACAAGATCCTGAGAAAAG gCCATCAGCAAGCAGTTTATTGTCCCACGTATTCTTCAAACAG ATGAAAGAAGAAAGCCAGGACTCCATActttcactgctgcctcctgcctccaccAGGCCGTCAGCAGCACTGCCTCCAGTGTTACCTTGGGCTGAGCCAGAATGtgatttccctgatgaaaaagACTCGGACTGGGAGTTCTAG
- the STRADB gene encoding STE20-related kinase adapter protein beta isoform X1, whose protein sequence is MSLLDCFCTSRTQVESLRSGKQSGSSVPQHSVDEPPFSRFPPSASEGIRSTNVSHYELQVEIGRGFDNLTSVHLARHTPTGTLVTIKITNLENCTEERLKALQKGLILSHFFRHPNITTYWTVFTVGSWLWVISPFMAYGFQGFLLGSARHLLKTYFPEGMSETLIRNILFGAVRGLNYLHQNGCIHRSIKASHILISGDGLVTLSGLSHLHSLIKHGQRRRAVFDFPQFSTSVQPWLSPELLRQDLHGYNVKSDIYSVGITACELASGRVPFQDVHRTQMLLQKLKGPPYSPLDGSIFPQSDSRMRSSRSGVDSGIGENVLVSSGTHTVNSDRLHTPASKTFSPAFFSLVQLCLQQDPEKRPSASSLLSHVFFKQMKEESQDSILSLLPPASTRPSAALPPVLPWAEPECDFPDEKDSDWEF, encoded by the exons ATGTCTCTTTTG GATTGTTTCTGCACCTCACGAACACAAGTGGAATCACTGAGATCTGGAAAACAGTCTGGAAGCAGTGTCCCTCAGCACTCG GTTGATGAGCCGCCCTTTTCCCGGTTCCCTCCTTCTGCCAGTGAAGGGATCCGTTCCACCAACGTTTCTCACTATGAACTCCAAGTGGAAATAG GGAGAGGCTTTGACAACTTGACCTCTGTCCATCTGGCCCGGCACACTCCTACAGGAACACTGGTTACCATAAAAATTACCAATCTGGAAAACTGCACCGAAGAGCGCCTGAAAGCCTTACAG AAAGGACTGATCCTATCCCACTTTTTCCGACACCCCAATATTACAACTTACTGGACAGTTTTCACTGTTGGCAGCTGGCTTTGGGTTATTTCCCCATTTATGGCCTACG GATTTCAGGGGTTTCTTTTAGGTTCAGCAAGGCACCTCTTGAAGACCTACTTCCCTGAAGGAATGAGTGAAACTTTAATAAGAAACATTCTCTTTGGAGCAGTAAGAGGGTTGAACTATCTGCACCAAAATGGCTGTATTCACAG GAGTATTAAAGCCAGTCATATCCTCATTTCTGGTGATGGCCTGGTGACACTCTCTGGCCTGTCCCACCTGCATAGTTTGATTAAGCACGGACAGAGGCGTAGGGCTGTGTTTGATTTCCCACAGTTCAGCACGTCCGTGCAGCCGTGGCTGAGTCCAGAACTGCTGAGACAG GATTTGCACGGATATAATGTGAAGTCAGATATTTACAGCGTTGGCATTACAGCATGTGAATTAGCCAGTGGCCGGGTACCTTTCCAGGACGTGCACAGGACTCAG atGCTGTTACAGAAACTGAAAGGTCCTCCTTACAGCCCACTGGATGGCAGTATTTTCCCCCAGTCAGACTCCAGAATGAGAAGTTCACGTTCAGGCGTAGACTCTGGGATTGGAGAAAACGTGCTTGTGTCCAGTGGGACACACACTGTGAACAGTGACCGGCTGCACACACCAGCCTCAAAAACCTTCTCTCCGGCTTTCTTTAGCTTGGTACAGCTCTGTTTGCAACAAGATCCTGAGAAAAG gCCATCAGCAAGCAGTTTATTGTCCCACGTATTCTTCAAACAG ATGAAAGAAGAAAGCCAGGACTCCATActttcactgctgcctcctgcctccaccAGGCCGTCAGCAGCACTGCCTCCAGTGTTACCTTGGGCTGAGCCAGAATGtgatttccctgatgaaaaagACTCGGACTGGGAGTTCTAG